DNA sequence from the Geobacter sp. AOG2 genome:
TAAAAAACCTGAGAGAGAGCCTCATCAAGAACCTGAAAAAGGAAGGCAAATTCAAAAATGTTCTGACCAATGGCGCAACAAAGGGTAAGACTATAATTGTGGAAGGGAAATTCACCAAGTTCAACGGCGGCATCGGAGCGGCAAAGTTTTTTCTGGGGTGGATGGCGCCGGAAAGCGGCAAGACCAATATCTCGGTTGCCGGCCATCTGATTGACGCCAAGACGGGCAAGGAGTTGGCCACCTTCAGCGATACCCGATCCGGCGGTGAGGGAGGTGGGCTGGGCCGCATAAGGGGGGTTATGCCGGTGCAGGCCACGGACGAGGGCGAGGAGATCGCCAACTTCATCCACAAGCTTTACTGACGGCGGCAGAGCCCACGCCGGCATTGGTTGCGGGCGTTTTTCGAGGTGAGCTCTTCATGCTTGAGATCAGCGGCAATATCTGGGACTATCAGAAAACCGCCATCGTCGTCGTCACCACCAACGGGCAGGTGACGAAGAACGGCACGGCCGTTATAGGTCGTGGGGTTGCTGCCCAGGCGGCGCGCTTGTTTCCCTGGTTTTCCCAAAGGCTTGGCGCCTGCATAACAGAGAACGGCAACCATGTTCACCATCTGGGCGACAATCTGGTGAGTTTTCCGGTGGAGCATTCACCCTACGAAATCCCGGACCTGGGGCTGATCGAACGGTCTGCCCGAGAATTGGCTGCCATGGCTGACGAAGCGGGGTGGACCACGGTTGTAGTGCCACGGCCAGGCTGCGGTGGTGGGGGACTGTCGTGGCATGATGTTCGCCGGTTGCTGGAACCCCATTTTGATGATCGTTTTTTGGTGATCACGGCAGAATAGCGCTCTTCGTTACTCCCCCAGCATCCGCGCAAAGAAAGCGGCCGCCATATCCACCGTCTCCCCCGGTGCGCCGTCATTGTCCGCCGTATCTATCAGCAGGTGTTCCGGTATCTCGGCCAGGAAGCGGCTCGGCTTGCGCTCCTCGATGGTACCGTACTTCCTCCGGGTCAGGCAGCGGGAGAGGGTCAGGTGCTGCCGGGCACGGGTGATGCCCACATAACACAGCCGCCGCTCCTCGGCGCAGGCCGGATCCTCTTCGATTGAGCGCTTATGGGGGAGCAAGTCCTCCTCCATTCCCACCAGATAGACATGATTGAACTCCAGCCCCTTGCTGGAGTGCAGCGACATGAGCGTGACGGCATTGTGGCCGTGATCCTTGTCGTCCTCTGATTTTTCCTCGTCCATCAGTGTTATTCGTTCCAGAAAGGCCGACAAGGTGGCTCTGGGGGTTTGCGCCTCGAAGATGGCCAGGGAGTTGACCACCTGTTCGATGTTTTCGATCCGTTTGCGGGCCTGGGAGGCGTCGTTCAGGGTGCGGTACAATTCGTCCTCTATGCGCAGGCGGTTGAAAAGGGCGTTGACTTGAGCGCCCATGTCGGTACGGCTGAAACCGGCAATAACTTCCGTCATCATCCTGTGGAAGGCCGTTACCGCCTTTTTTGACGACTCCGAGATGTCGGCGATCTGCGTCACCCGGCCCAGGGTCTCGAATAGAGGGACGTTATGCGCCAGGGACCACTGGTTAAGATGCACCAGGGTATTATCGCCGATGCCCCGACGGGGGAAATTGATGATGCGCAAGAGGGATGCCTCGTCGCCCGGATTGTCGATGACCCGCAGGTAGGCCACGGCGTCCTTGACCTCTTTGCGTTCGTAGAACTGCTGCCCTCCCACCACCACATAGGGGATGCGCTCCAGGCGCAGTTTTTCCTCAAAGGCGCGGCTTTGGGCATTGGAACGATAGAGTACGGCGAAATCGGACCATGGGAGTTTGTCCCGGAACTGCTCCAACATCATGGCATCAATTACCTTGGCGGCCTCTTCCTCCTCGTCGGCCGCGACGATCAGGTCAATTCCGCGGCCTTGGCCGCCGGCCGTCCAGAGCGCCTTGTCGGTGCGGACCGGATTATTCCTGATGACGCTGTTGGCCGCGTCCAGGATCGAACTGGTGGAGCGATAGTTCTGCTCCAGCTTGATTACCCGGCAGCCGGGATAGTCGTGTTCGAAGTTAAGGATGTTCTGCACCTCGGCTCCCCGCCAGCCGTAGATGGACTGGTCGTCGTCCCCCACCACGCAGATGTTGCCGTGCCTCTGTGCCAAAAGTGAGATCAGCAGGTACTGGGAGGCATTGGTGTCCTGGTATTCATCCACCATGATGTAGCGGAAACGTTCCTGCCAGTACCCCAGGATTGCGGCGTTTGATTGCAGTAACCTGACCGAGAGCATGATGATGTCGTCGAAATCGATGGCGTTGAAGCCTTTGAGCAGTTCCTGGTAGCGGGGGTATACGGCTGCCGCGGCCAGTTCAAGCTTGTCGTCGTGTGCCGGTTTGAAGTCCGCCGGCCCGATCAGGCGGTTTTTGAGGCCGGATATCTTCCACAGGATCAGGTCCGGATCGCATTGTTTCGGATCGATGTCCCGCTCACGCATGGCTTGGCGCAGTACGCCGGCCTGATCCGACGAAGAGTAAATGGAGAAGTTGGGTTTGAAGCCCAAAGCCCGGATGTCTCGCCGCAGGACGCGTACCCCCAGGGAGTGGAAGGTGGAGATGACGATCCCGTCCGCTATTCTGCCGGCCATGGCACCGACGCGCTCCTTCATCTCACGGGCTGCCTTGTTAGTGAAGGTCACCGCCAGGATGTTTTCGGCGGAGATACGCTTGTCCTTGAGCAGGTGAACAATGCGGGTTGTGATGACCTGGGTCTTGCCGGAACCGGCCCCGGCCAGGACCAGCAGGGCACCTTCGGTCTGGTTGACAGCTTGTTGCTGCGGTGGATTGAGTCGTTTCATAGGTGATCAGGTGTACCACATGCGGCCTTGCCGAGGCAAATCAGTTTCATGTTTGTTGCCAAGCTGCAAAAATAATGTAACATTTTGAAGGTAAATTACATCGACACCACGGAGATCACGGTGACAACCTCTCCCCACGCAAAGAAACAATCCCAGAACAAGACTAAGCGAGGCAAGGTGGAAAAGGCTGAGACAACAGCGGAAAAAATTCCCAAAGCCAAGGTATTGAAACGTAATCCGACTGCAGCCGCACAGTGTGTAGCCCCGGCGGCGCCCGGGTTCGACCTGAACGACAGCGAATGGTATCTCAATCGCGAACTTACCTGGCTGGCGTTCAACCAGAGGGTGCTGCATGAGGCCGAGGACAGTCGTACGCCCCTGCTCGAGCGCCTGAAGTTTATCGCTATTGTCAGCTCCAATCTTGACGAATTTTTTATGAAGCGCATCGGCGGCCTCAAACAGCAGATCGGCGCCGGCATGCGGGAACTGACCCTGGACGGACGCACACCTCGCCAGCAGGTACAGGAATGCCACCTCCTCATTCGTGGTCTGGAGGCTCGCAAGGATGCCCTTTTCCGCCAGGTATGTTCCCTGCTGGAGGAAAAGGGTATCGCCATAGAAACCTATAACGAGCTGACGGCAAAAGAGAAAAAGACGCTTCGGGAACACTACTATACCAATATATTCCCTCTGTTGACCCCCCAGTCCATCGATCCGGCCCATCCTTTTCCCTTCATTTCCAGCTTGTCGCTCAACCTGCTGGTGACCCTGCGTTACCCCAGAGCGCGAGAGGTATCCCTGGCACGGGTCAAGGTGCCGGTCGGCCTGGGAACGCCTCGTTTTATCAGGGTGGGGAAGGGAGATCATTTCGTTTGCCTGGAAGAAGTGATGATGAACAACCTGGATATGCTCTTTCCCGGTATGAATATCGTGAGTTGCGAGATTTTTCGCGTTACCCGCAACGCCAATACCGAAAAGGACGAAGAAGAGGCCGACGATCTGATGGCCATGATCGAATCCGAGTTGAAAGAGCGCAAGTTTGCCCCGATTGTACGTATGGAGATAGGTGCCGGTATGGACCCGGTCCATCGCGGTCGTCTGGCGGCTGAACTGGAACTGGATGAAGAAAACGATGTCTTTGAAGTGCCCGGACTTCTGGCCATGCGCGATCTGTTCGAACTGACTTGTCTCGACTATGCCCGGCTACACGATCCGCCCCATTACCCCATAGAACATCCCTTGTTGCAGACGACGCGCAATATCTTCCATATTATCCGCGACAGCGGGTCCATTCTCCTGCAGCACCCCTATGAATCTTTTTCCACCTCGGTGGAGCGCTTCCTGCGCGAAGCGGCGACCGATCCCAAGGTACGCGGCATCAAGATGACCCTCTACCGCACCTCCGTTCATGGCCGTATCATTGATTCCCTGGTTCTGGCCGCCCAGAACGGCAAACAGGTGGCGGTGGTGGTGGAACTCAAGGCCCGCTTCGATGAAGCGGCCAATATCCGGCTGGCGGAACGGATGGAAGAGGCCGGTATCCATGTCACCTACGGCGTCGTCGGACTCAAGACCCATTGCAAGGTGATACTGGTGGTGCGTCAGGACTACAACGGGCTGCGGAGGTATGTGCATATCGGCACCGGAAACTATCATGCCGAGACAGCTCGCATCTACAGTGACCTGGGCATCCTGACCTGCGACCAGACCATTGGCCAGGACGTGACGGAACTGTTCAATTACCTGACCACCGGTTTCATGGCAAAACGCAACTATCAGAAAATCGTGCCGGCTCCCCGCATGCTTAAAAAGGCGCTGCTGTCCCGGATCGAGCGGGAAATTGAACTGCACCGCCAAAAGGGCGGCGGGCTGATCCAGTTCAAGATGAATGCCCTGGAAGACGGCGACATCGTCAAGGCTCTCTACCGCGCGTCCCAGGCAGGGGTGAAGATCGATCTGGTGGTGCGCGACACGTGCCGCCTGCGCCCCGGCATCCCGGGACTCTCTGAAAATATTCGTGTAATGAGTGTTGTCGGCAGGTTTTTGGAACACTCCCGCCTTTACTATTTCAAGAATGGCGGAGCGGATGAATATTTCATCGCTTCGGCCGACGCCATGAAGCGCAATCTGGAAGCGAGAGTTGAGATTCTCTGCCCGGTCGAGTCCCCGGAGTTGACCAAGGACCTGCGTGCCATCTTTGATATCCATATTTCCGATCAATGTTCGGTCTGGGATATGCAGTCGGACGGTAGTTATATTCAACGCAAGCCTGCTTCGGATTCCCCGCCCCATGGGAGCCATCACCTGATGATCGAGTGGGCCGCCAGGCGTCTTAGGGAATCCCAGAAGCAAAAGAAGAAAACCCGATTGAAATCCTGATCCTATTAAATGCTCATTTTCAACGGCTGCTTTGGCAGCCGTTTTTTTTTGCAGGTGTGTCAGATCTTTTGAGATAAATGTGTTGCAATAGAACAATTTTATAATATACTAAATGGCAATAAATGTTTTGTTACATGGCTATAATAATTGGAATTAGACCACGCCAACCAAAAAAGGGGGTTGTGTATGAATAAACACGATGATGGTATTGAAAACGGTTCAGTAGAACGTGATTACACTTGTCGTGAGTATTCCGTGGGTGAAATACTCCGAGAGCGGGGGGTGTCCCGGCGGGATTTTTTGAAGTTCTGTTCCGCCATGACGGCAGCCATGGCCCTGCCGGCCGCATTTGTTCCCAAGGTGGCCCAGGCCCTGGACGAGGTCAAGCGTCCGCCGCTGGTCTGGCTGGAGTTTCAGGACTGCGCGGGGGATACCGAGGCATTGCTCCGTTCCGCCAACCCGACCGTAGGGGAAATCATTCTCGATATTCTCTCCGTCGATTACCACGAGACCATTATGGCCGCAGCCGGTCATCAGGCTGAAGCCGCCCTGGAAAAAACCATAACCGATTACAGGGGTAAATACATCTGTGTCGTTGAGGGGTCGATTCCCATGAAGGACGGCGGCGTCTACGGCTGTGTCGGCGGCAAGTCGCACCTCGATCGTGCTCGTCAGGTCTGCGGCGGTGCCCTGGCAACCATTGCGGTAGGCACCTGCGCCTCCTTCGGCGGTATCCCCGCCGCCGTGCCCAATCCAACCGGCGCCGTCGGCGTCAGGGAGGCGGTCCCCGGCGCAACGGTCATCAACCTGCCCGGTTGTCCGGTCAATGCCGACAATCTAACCGCCACCGTGGTTCACTACCTGGTATTCGGCAAGATTCCGGCCCTGGACGGCCATGGGCGTCCGCTGTTTGCCTATGGCAAGCGTATCCACGACAACTGCGAGCGCCGCGCCCATTTCGACGCCGGCCAGTACGTGGAACATTGGGGCGACGACGGCCACCGCAAGGGATTCTGCCTCTATCGGATGGGATGCAAGGGGCCAGCCACCTTCCATAATTGTCCCACCCAGCGCTACAACGACAAGACCAGTTGGCCGGTGGGCAGCGGTCATGGCTGCGCCGGATGTTCAGAGCCTGCTTTCTGGGACACCATGGGGCCCCTGTATAAGCGTCTGCCCAACGTGCCCGGCTTCGGCATTGAGCATACCGCCGACAAGATCGGTATCGGTCTGGCTGCAGGTGCTGCGGCAGCCTTTGCCGTTCACGGCGCGCTGAACGCCTTCAGAAAAGACAAAGAACCCAGCGACGAAACCAGGGAGGGATAGGCAATGGCCAAGATAGTGGTTGACCCGATAACCAGGATTGAAGGACATCTTCGTATCGAAGCCGAGGTGGATAACGGGAGAATCACCGATGCCTGGAGTTCCAGCACCATGTTCCGCGGCATCGAGAAGATTCTCAAGGGACGGGATCCGCGGGATGCCTGGTTTTGGACCCAGCGTTTCTGCGGCGTCTGCACCACCGTGCATTCCATTGCCTCTATCCGGGCAGTGGAGGATGCTCTCAAAATCAAGATTCCACCCAATGCCCAGTTGATCAGGAACATCATCATCGGCATCCAGAATGTGCAGGACCATGTCATCCACTTCTATCACCTGCACGCCCTGGATTGGGTGGACGTAACCTCGGCCCTCAAGGCCGATCCGGGCAAGACGTCGGTCCTGGCTGCCTCGCTTTCAGATTGGCCCAACAACTCTACAACCTACTTCAAGTCGGTTCAGGACAAGCTCAAATCTTTCGTTGCATCGGGCCGCCTCGGTCCCTTTGCCAACGCCTACTGGGGGCATCCGGCCTATAAACTGCCTCCCGAGGCCAACCTGATGGCAACGGCCCATTATCTTGAAGCCTTGGAGTGGCAGAAAGATGTGATCAGGATTCACGCCATCCTGGGGAGCAAGAACCCTCATCCCCAAACCTTTCTGGTTGGGGGGATGGCGATCCCTATCGATCCCGACTCCCAGAACGCCCTTAACGCCGACAAGTTGGAGGAGATAAAGCGCCTGTTGAAGAAGGCCCAGGATTTCGTCGAAAAGGTCTATATCCCGGATCTTCTGGCGGTTGCCTCATTCTACAAGGAGTGGGCCGCCATTGGCGGCGGGGTGGGCAATTACCTTTGCTATGGCGAATTTCCCGACGCAGCCGGCAACCAATGGTTGCCCCAGGGCGCCATTCTGAACAGGGACCTTAGTAAGGTGCTGCCGTTGGACCAGAAAAAGGTGGCCGAATATGTGGATCATTCCTGGTTCGAGTACACTACCGGTCCGGAAAAAGGTCTCCACCCCTGGGACGGTGAATCGGAAGCCCGCTACAGCGGTCCCAAACCGCCCTATGAGTTTCTTGATACGGACAAAAAGTACTCCTGGGTCAAGGCCCCCCGTTACGATGAAAAAGCCATGGAGGTCGGCCCCCTGGCGCGGGTGCTGGTGGCGTACGCCTCGGGGCACAAGGAGACAAAGGCGGCGGTGGAACTGGTTCTAAACAAGCTGGGTGTCGGCCCTGAGGCGCTTTTTTCCACCTTGGGAAGGACCGGTGCCCGTGGTATCGATTGTCTGCTGATTGCCCGCCAGACCCCTAAATGGCTGGACGAACTGATCGTCAATATTTCCAAAGGCGACTATCGCATCCACGCCAACGAGAAGTGGGACCCCAGCGAATGGCCCGCCGAGGCCAGCGGTTACGGGTGGCATGAAGCACCGCGCGGCGCTTTGGGGCATTGGATCAAGATCAAGGACCAGAAGATCCTCAATTACCAAGCGGTTGTCCCCTCAACCTGGAACGCCTCTCCCCGCGACGGCAAAGGGCAGCGAGGGCCCTATGAAGCGGCCCTGGTCGGTACACCGGTTGCCGATCCCGGCAAACCGCTCGAAATTCTGCGCACCGTCCATTCCTTTGACCCGTGCCTTGCCTGCGCCGTTCACGTAGTGGATGCAACCGGAAACGAAGTGATCAAGGTGAAAGTTTCCTAGAAAGGGGGCCGGTATGAGTGAACAGTGCAAATTCAAGAATTACATCTGGGAATTGCCGGTACGTTGGTGTCACTGGACCAATGTTCTCTGTATCGTCGTACTGTCCGTGACCGGCTTCTTTATTGGCACACCATTCTCGTTCGGTCATTCTGCATCAGATTTTACGATGGGATGGATTCGTTTCATCCATTTTACGGCTGCATACCTCTTTACCATCAGCGTGATCTCGCGCGTACTCTGGTCGTTCATCGGCAACAGGTATTCGGGCTGGCGGGAGTTTTTCCCCCTCGCCACCGACAAAGGGCGCCATAAGTTGATCAAGATGCTTCGGTATTATCTGCTGATCGACAAGGACGTGCCTGAAACCGTTGGCCATAACCCATTGGCGACCACCGCCTATATCGCCTTGTTCTGTATTTACTCGATCATGATCCTGACAGGTTTTTCGCTCTATGCCGAACATGCCCCCGGATCTTCGATGCACCGTGCGCTCGGTTTCATGTATGTCATGTTCAGCGATCAGGGGATGCGGCTGACCCACCATTTTTGCATGTGGCTGATCGTAGGTTTTGTCATAAATCATATCTACAGCGCCTGGTTGATGGATATCAAGGAGCATGGCAGCGAGATATCCAGTATGTTCTGCGGCTATAAGTTTACGGTGAGAAAAGAGGATTGACGATTGCATTTCGATGTTATGATGGAGGCGCGCATCGTGGCGCGCCTTTTTTTTGGAGCGGGGGAGGGGAGCCGTTATGAATTTACGTGGAGATATATCGCCGTCCATCCTGGTGCTCGGCATCGGAAATTTGGTGATGAGTGACGACGGGGCAGGCGTGCGGGTTGTCCAGGAACTCCAGAAACGGTATCTCTTCCCCCTCCATGTGAAGATCATGGATGGGGGTACCTTGGGGCTGGACCTCCTGCCCAGTTTGGAGGGGATTGAGCGGCTTTTGGTGGTGGATGCGGTCGAAACGGGAGGCAAACCGGGAACCATGGTGCAACTGTCGGGCGAGGAGTTGCCGATTGCACTTCAAACCAAGGTTTCTCCTCACCAGATGGGGCTCAAGGATCTTCTTGTCGTGGCAGAGTTGATGGGGTGCGCCCCCCGGGAGATGGTGTTGGTCGGCATCCAGCCAGCCTGCATCGAGATGGGTGATGAACTCTCGAAAAATGTTGCTGAACAACTTGAAGAAATGATTTCCAACGTACTTATAAAATTAAGAGAATGGAATGTTGAAGCCAATTTGATCTAGCCAAGCTTCTTTTTCATTTCCAGCACATTCCCTTCGTTGGTTTTTTTGTACTCCACGGAATCCATCAATGACCGGATGATGAAGATGCCGCGCCCCTTCTCGCCGAGCTGATCCGCTTCGAAGCAGGGATCGGGCACTGACGTGAGATCAAAGCCCTGGCCGCTGTCATAAACCTTGATGCAAATCTCTTTATCCGAAGCGCTGATGCGTATCTGGATATCCTTGTTGGGATCGGCGGCATTGGCGTGTTTGATGGCGTTTACCATGGCCTCGGTCAGCACCACATTGAGGTGGTGCGCCAAGGCCTCCCGGTCCCCCTTGAAACGATCCAATTCCCGCACCATGTTCTCACCGATCCTGCCGATCATGCTCAGGTAACGGGTCTGATTAGGTACAACGATCTCGATGTCGATGGTATTTTTCATGACAACCTCGCGTGTGAGAGAGCTGCATGTACGTAAATGAAGGTTGCGCTCAGTAGCTCTCGAGCGCATCGTCAACGGTCTGAAAGATATCGAATACCCGGTGCAGGCGGGTCAGCTCGAACATCGACTTTACCTGGCTTTGAAGTCCGGAGAGCTTGAGGCTTCCCTGGCGCGCGGCGGCATTCTTGAAGCCGGATACCAATACTCCCAAGCCGGAACTGTCGATAAAACGCACCTCCTTGAGGTCGATCAACAGGTCTTTCGTCCCGCTGTCGAACAGCCGGTTCAGTTCTGTCTTGAGTTCCTCGGAATTGTGGGCGTCAAGTCGCTCCTCCTTTACGTAGACGACCTTGACGGCCCCGTTTTCCTCGATTTTATATTGCATGGCGTAACTCCTTTCGTTCTGTGCCCCCCTGGCGCCAGGGCCGGGGAACGGTGGTGGATGTAGTGTTCCGTGCGGTTAGTTCGTACTCGTCATTAAGGCTCTTAAGGCCGTTGCCGTTGTTCTGCCTCCTTGATGCAGACCGTGCGACACCTGTGTCGCCGCGCCTCGGCAGCGGCCAAAAGAGCAAAGGAATTACTTCCCACGGCTAACCGCACGATACACTAAAGTATCTTGAGCACAACCAGCGAAATATCGTCCTGGAATGTCTCGGAAGCGGTGAAGTCGCCGACCGCCGCATAGAACGCGTCGATGATCTCCTTGGCCGGCAGGTGCCGCAGAGTGTGCAGGAGAGAGCATACCCGCTCATTTCCGTATAATTCGTCATTCCCGTTACGCGCTTCGGTCAACCCGTCCGTATAGAAGAGTAATACATCGCCCGCTTTGAGTTCAAAGCTGCGCTCCTCGAATACCACCGAGGTCTTGACGCCGAGGATCAATCCTTCCGCATCCAGTTCGATGCATGAATACTCACCATCGCGACTGATCATGGGCCGGTTGTGGCCGGCATTGGCGAAAGAGAGGCGACCGGTGGCGGAGTTGTATTTGGCGTAGAACATGGTGATGAAAAGTTCGGCGCGGGTCAGATCATCATAAAGCTGGCTGTTGAGGATCTGCAGGATGGCGCTGGCGCTGTGGGCCGAATTGACCTGGGCACGCAGCAGGGTGCGCACTTCTGCCATGATCAGGGCCGCACCGACACTGTGTCCCGAAACGTCGGCGATCAAGAGATCGATGGTGTGGTCGTCCCGCTTGAAAAAATCATAATAGTCGCCCCCCACATGCGCGGCCGAGATGCAGCGACCCGCCATGTCGATCCCGAAGGTTTCCGGAGCGGCGTCGGGCAGGAGCGATATCTGGATTTGCTGGGCGATTTCCATGTCCCGCATGACCCGGGCCTTTTCCAGAAGTGCCAGTTCCTTCCCGGTTCGTTCACGCTCCTTGGCCTCCATCTCCAGGACAATGGTGACCGCCTGGGCCAACTGACCTGCCAGGCTGCACAACAGGCTGATAAACTCTTCAGTGAATATACCGGTAATTGATTTGGAAAAAACCGATAGAACGCCTAGTGATGGTTCTCCCTCGCGGAAAATGGGGAGATACGCGCAGGAGACAATCCCCTCCGCCAGCGTCTGTTCAAAGTTGACGGTCATCCCGATTTGGCTGGTGTCGTTGACGAAGTGAGCTTTGCGGTCCAAAAGCGCCATGTCCCAATAAGGGGCGCTCTCCATGAACCAGTGGTTCCGGTTGAAGGGGCGCCGGTTGCTTCCCTGATAGCTTTTGACCGCGAGGGTGCCGTTGCCATCGCGCAGTTGGATGAAGGCCACATCCAGCTTGAATTCCTTGAGCAGCAGGTTGAGCAGGTCATCCATAATGATCTGGAGGTCAAGGGTACGGTTGATGATCTCGGATGCCTTCAGACGGACGTAGAGTGCTTCGCGGCTCTGGTCGAGGGAGGTGCGGACTGAGCTGAAGATGTCGTAGACCGATTCCATGCGCGACCCCATGTCGGAGAGGAAACTGTCCACAATGGCCCCGGCGGCGGCGGCCCCGACCGAACCGGCCAGGGTTTTCTCGGTGAAACGCTTGAGGTTTGGGAGTTCAAATTCGGAAACGTTACCTTCCGCATCAATCTCGCGATCCCCAAGGTGGTTGCTTATGGCGTGGTGTGCGTCCGCTTCTCCGATAAACTTGGCCATCAGGTTAACGAACTGGCTGATGGTAACCGGTTTGGAGAGGCGTTTGGTCTCGGTCGGATGGTCGGGGCGTTCGAGATTGTAAGTGCCGATGAAGCGGCGTACTTGTTCACGCTCAGGCTCGTCCTGGCGCAGCAGGATCGAACAGAAGATATATGCACTGATATTGAAAAGCATGCTCCAGAACAGGGAGTGGCTCCACAGGTCCATGTTGCTGAGGCCGAACAGTTCGGTCGGTTTGAGGAGCCCGATACCGAAAGGACCTTTCGTGAGCAAGTCCGTCTCAAGCCAGCCGGATTTGCCGAACGAGGGGAGCAGCAGGGTGTAGGCCCAGATCAGAAAGCCGAACAGGATGCCGGTAATGGCGCCGGCCTTGTTACCGCGCTTCCAGTAGAGGCCACCCAGCATTGCCGGCATGAATTGGCAGGCGGCCGAGAAGGAGATCAACCCCATATTCACCAACATGTAGGTATCGCCCACGATCCGGTAGTAGAAGTACCCGAGGAAGACCACCATGAAGATACCCAGCCGTTTCAGGTTGATCAGCAGATATGGGAACCAGGGTTGTGGGGTAAACCGGACAATGACCGGCATGAAGATGTTGTTGAGAAGCATGGTGGATATGGCTACCGACTCCACCATCACCATCCCGGCTGCGGCCGACAGCCCCCCCAGGAAGGCCAGCAGGGCAATGGTGCCGTGCCCGCTGAGAAGCGGGATGTTGATGACGAAAAAATCGGCGCCGCTGCTGCTGCCGGTAGTCAGGATGCCGCCCAGGGCAATCGGCATGACGAACAGGTTAATCAGAAAGAGATAGGCGGGAAAGAGCCACATGGCTTTGGTAATGTGCTTCTCGTCCGAGTTCTCGATAACCATGACGTGGAACTGGCGTGGCAGGAGCATGATGGCCGCCATGGACATGAAGAGCATGGTGAATG
Encoded proteins:
- the cybH gene encoding Ni/Fe-hydrogenase, b-type cytochrome subunit — encoded protein: MSEQCKFKNYIWELPVRWCHWTNVLCIVVLSVTGFFIGTPFSFGHSASDFTMGWIRFIHFTAAYLFTISVISRVLWSFIGNRYSGWREFFPLATDKGRHKLIKMLRYYLLIDKDVPETVGHNPLATTAYIALFCIYSIMILTGFSLYAEHAPGSSMHRALGFMYVMFSDQGMRLTHHFCMWLIVGFVINHIYSAWLMDIKEHGSEISSMFCGYKFTVRKED
- a CDS encoding HyaD/HybD family hydrogenase maturation endopeptidase, giving the protein MNLRGDISPSILVLGIGNLVMSDDGAGVRVVQELQKRYLFPLHVKIMDGGTLGLDLLPSLEGIERLLVVDAVETGGKPGTMVQLSGEELPIALQTKVSPHQMGLKDLLVVAELMGCAPREMVLVGIQPACIEMGDELSKNVAEQLEEMISNVLIKLREWNVEANLI
- a CDS encoding ATP-binding protein, which codes for MKNTIDIEIVVPNQTRYLSMIGRIGENMVRELDRFKGDREALAHHLNVVLTEAMVNAIKHANAADPNKDIQIRISASDKEICIKVYDSGQGFDLTSVPDPCFEADQLGEKGRGIFIIRSLMDSVEYKKTNEGNVLEMKKKLG
- a CDS encoding STAS domain-containing protein, with the protein product MQYKIEENGAVKVVYVKEERLDAHNSEELKTELNRLFDSGTKDLLIDLKEVRFIDSSGLGVLVSGFKNAAARQGSLKLSGLQSQVKSMFELTRLHRVFDIFQTVDDALESY
- a CDS encoding SpoIIE family protein phosphatase gives rise to the protein MNSGFAHAAIISTIYTALIFLIAWYAHHRKETGRSIISNPYVYSLSIAVYCTSWTFYGSVGKAATAGLDFLMIYVGPSLTAFSWFFLLRRIVKISKENNITSIADFISLRYGKSLWLGALVTLISILGIMPYIALQIKAVSTSFYLISGSQGNRIHIPHGESELTVPTGLLLALILSIFSIIFGARRLVSSERHEGLIAAVAFESLVKLVSLLGVGIFVTYYLFDGFNDIFTRFHAARPELFKQLFTFGGARNDPGYIPSFTMLFMSMAAIMLLPRQFHVMVIENSDEKHITKAMWLFPAYLFLINLFVMPIALGGILTTGSSSGADFFVINIPLLSGHGTIALLAFLGGLSAAAGMVMVESVAISTMLLNNIFMPVIVRFTPQPWFPYLLINLKRLGIFMVVFLGYFYYRIVGDTYMLVNMGLISFSAACQFMPAMLGGLYWKRGNKAGAITGILFGFLIWAYTLLLPSFGKSGWLETDLLTKGPFGIGLLKPTELFGLSNMDLWSHSLFWSMLFNISAYIFCSILLRQDEPEREQVRRFIGTYNLERPDHPTETKRLSKPVTISQFVNLMAKFIGEADAHHAISNHLGDREIDAEGNVSEFELPNLKRFTEKTLAGSVGAAAAGAIVDSFLSDMGSRMESVYDIFSSVRTSLDQSREALYVRLKASEIINRTLDLQIIMDDLLNLLLKEFKLDVAFIQLRDGNGTLAVKSYQGSNRRPFNRNHWFMESAPYWDMALLDRKAHFVNDTSQIGMTVNFEQTLAEGIVSCAYLPIFREGEPSLGVLSVFSKSITGIFTEEFISLLCSLAGQLAQAVTIVLEMEAKERERTGKELALLEKARVMRDMEIAQQIQISLLPDAAPETFGIDMAGRCISAAHVGGDYYDFFKRDDHTIDLLIADVSGHSVGAALIMAEVRTLLRAQVNSAHSASAILQILNSQLYDDLTRAELFITMFYAKYNSATGRLSFANAGHNRPMISRDGEYSCIELDAEGLILGVKTSVVFEERSFELKAGDVLLFYTDGLTEARNGNDELYGNERVCSLLHTLRHLPAKEIIDAFYAAVGDFTASETFQDDISLVVLKIL